A single window of Prochlorothrix hollandica PCC 9006 = CALU 1027 DNA harbors:
- a CDS encoding vWA domain-containing protein, with amino-acid sequence MKNRDYTLILDKSGSMSLTDQPGGVSRWVSAQESTLAVARKCEQLDPDGITVYTFSSRFKRYDNVTSGQVETIFLENDPMGGTNLAPPLKDAMDNFFQRKAAGQITKEGETLLVITDGEPSDRREVIATIVAATQRMDQDAELAISFIQVGNDAGAYQFLKALDDQLQEVGAKFDICDAITMDEMAEVPLMEVLMNAIGD; translated from the coding sequence ATGAAAAATCGTGACTACACCCTAATTTTGGACAAAAGTGGCAGCATGTCCCTGACGGATCAACCCGGTGGTGTCAGCCGTTGGGTTTCCGCCCAGGAGTCTACCCTAGCGGTGGCCCGCAAGTGTGAACAACTGGATCCTGATGGCATTACGGTTTATACCTTTTCCAGCCGTTTTAAGCGCTATGACAATGTGACATCGGGCCAAGTGGAAACCATTTTCCTGGAGAACGATCCCATGGGGGGAACCAATTTAGCCCCTCCCCTCAAGGATGCCATGGATAACTTTTTCCAGCGCAAAGCAGCGGGCCAAATTACCAAAGAGGGGGAGACCCTGTTGGTCATTACCGATGGGGAACCCAGCGATCGCCGTGAAGTCATCGCTACCATTGTGGCGGCTACCCAACGCATGGATCAGGATGCAGAATTGGCCATTTCCTTTATCCAAGTGGGCAACGATGCCGGAGCGTACCAATTTCTTAAAGCCTTGGATGACCAACTGCAAGAAGTGGGGGCTAAGTTTGATATTTGTGATGCCATCACCATGGACGAAATGGCTGAGGTGCCCCTGATGGAAGTCCTGATGAATGCGATCGGGGACTAA
- a CDS encoding vWA domain-containing protein — MKNRDYTLIIDKSGSMSTTDQPGGMSRWLAAQESTLAVARKCEQLDPDGMTVYVFSTRFKRYDNVTASQVETIFLENDPMGLTNLADVLRDATTHFLQRKAAGQLDKEGETILVITDGEPNDRRSVIDVIVAVSQHLDRDEELAISFIQVGNDQGAKTFLKALDDQLEEVGAKFDICDTITMDDMAEMSLAEVLMSAIED, encoded by the coding sequence ATGAAAAACCGCGATTACACCTTAATTATCGATAAAAGTGGCAGTATGTCCACTACCGATCAGCCGGGGGGCATGAGCCGCTGGCTTGCAGCCCAGGAATCCACCTTAGCGGTAGCCCGCAAGTGTGAGCAGTTAGATCCCGATGGCATGACTGTGTATGTCTTTTCGACTCGCTTCAAACGCTATGACAATGTGACCGCTAGCCAAGTGGAAACCATCTTTTTAGAAAATGATCCCATGGGACTAACCAACTTAGCCGATGTCTTGCGGGATGCCACCACCCATTTTCTCCAGCGCAAGGCAGCGGGCCAACTGGATAAGGAGGGGGAAACCATCTTAGTGATTACCGATGGGGAACCCAACGATCGCCGATCGGTCATTGATGTGATTGTGGCGGTGAGCCAACACCTAGATCGGGACGAAGAGCTAGCCATTTCCTTTATTCAAGTGGGTAACGATCAAGGGGCTAAGACCTTCCTCAAAGCCTTGGACGATCAACTGGAAGAAGTGGGGGCTAAGTTCGATATTTGTGACACCATCACCATGGATGATATGGCAGAGATGTCCTTGGCGGAAGTGTTGATGAGCGCGATCGAAGATTAG